Part of the Intestinibacillus sp. Marseille-P6563 genome is shown below.
GGAGATCTTAGCCGTGGTCGGCGAATCGGGCTGCGGCAAATCCACCCTGGCGAAAATGCTGTGCCGGCTGTATGCGGCGACCGAAGGCCATATCTATGTGGACGGCGTCGACGTGACCGGCCGCATGCATGCCAAAGATAGCAAGGCATATACCTCCAAGGTGCAGATGATCTTTCAGGACCCGTTTAGCTCGCTCAACCCGGCGCACAAAACCGGGCGCATCGTGGGACGCGCCGTAGAGCTGCACAATCCCGGTCTGAGCGCCAAAGAGGTCGACCAGCGGGTGCGGGAACTCTTTGAAACCGTCGGTCTGACGCCGGCAGAGGACTTTATGCCCAAGCACCCCAACCAGCTTTCGGGCGGCCAGCGCCAGCGCATCGTCATTGCGCGCGCTCTAGCAGCCAATCCGTCCATCATCGTAGCCGACGAACCGACCTCCATGCTCGACGTTTCCATCGGCATTGAGATCATGAATCTCATGCTCAAGAAAAAAGAAGACAACCATTTGACCTATATGTTCATCACGCACAATCTCGCGTCGGCGCGGTATATGTCCGACCGCATGGCGGTCATGTATGCCGGCAACTGCGTGGAGCAGGGGGATACGGTAGAGATGATCGATCAGCCGCTGCATCCCTACACCGTGCTGCTGCTTAATAGTTCGCCCGAACCGTTCCGGGAGCAGCCGGTTGAGATCCATGCCAGTGAGGAACGTCCGAACCTGACCGGGGAAAGCCGGAAATGTCCTTTTGCCGCCCGCTGCCCGCTGGCGACCGATCGGTGCCGCAGCCAGGTACCGGATACCTATACGGTCGGCTCGCGCAAGGTCAAGTGTTTTCTCTATGAAAACGGAACGCTTCCCGAAGGGCTGAAAATGGATGCATCCATCTATGCCGAGCCGCTGAAAGATTAACTATTAAAAGTCAACCCCAAAAATGAATGGTGGTGGTGAAAAGAGATAGTTCAAGAAAGGTATAGCAAAGCAGAGGTCCGTAGGGACCCCGGCGTAGGCTAACAAGATGGAATTAGGCCGCCAAGCTGCAATAAGGCTGTCTGGATCTTTCCAGGGCAAACAGCAGACGAACTAACTTTTTGGTGGCATGAGAAAGTGCGACATTGTAGTGTTTGCCTTCATCTCTTTTCTTAGCAAGGTAAGCAGCAAAGGTTGGGTCCCAGTGACAGACATACTTGGCTGCGTTGTAAAGAGCGTAGCGTAAGTATCGAGAGCCACGCTTCTCCATGTGGGGATAGCAATTTTTGAGCTGCCCGGACTGGTAAGTAGAAGGCGACATTCCGGCGTAGGCCAATAATTTGTCCGGCGACTCAAACCGAGAGAAGTCGCCGATTTCAGCAAGAATCATGGCAGCCATACGAAAGCCCATGCCAGGGATAGTTATAATGGGAGACTGTATCTTGTCCATCATTGTCTCAATTTCAGCCTCGATTTCAGCGATCTCAGCATCCAATTCACGGATAAGCCGGATGGTATGTTGCAATTCCAGGGATTTGGCAGGCATACAGGACCCAACAGAATTCTGAGCAGCGCTCCGGATAGTAACAGCCATATCCCGACCGTAGCGACCTTTGGAGGCGTTTCCCAAAAGGGTTTTGAGCCTTGTCAGGTGTGCCTTGGCAATCTGTTTGGAACCTGGAAACTCTTCCAGCAGAGCGTAGACAGTCGCCAAATGGAGAGAGGACACCAGCTTCTCCAGTTCAGGGAAGAGAATGCAAACCAGTCTGGAAATTGAGCTTTTCAGCTTTGCTCGTTCTTTCACCTTGTCAAAACGGTATCTGGTGAGTGACTTTAGTTCCTCGTTGTGATATGCTGTATTCGTGTAGGGTTTGAGGCCCACATCGGATAACAGCATAGCAGCAATGGTTCGAGCATCTACACGGTCGGTCTTGGTCTTTCGCAGGCTGAGACTTTTCCGGTAGAGGTTCGTGCGTAGGGGATTCAAGACATAGGTGGCCAGACCGTTGTCCAGAAGAAACCCAAGAATGTTGTAGCTGTAATGCCCGGTTGCCTCAAGCCCTACTTTTATTTTGTCCTGCGGTGTAGTACAAGCTCGAATTTTTTCCAGTAGAGCATCAAAACCGTCCATGTTGTTAGGGATAGTAAAAACATCCGCCAGGACTTCACCCTCTGAGCTTACAATGAAGCAATCATGCTTGTTTTTTGAGACATCAATGCCAACAGAAACTACCATAACAAATACCTCCAGAGAAAATATGTGATGCTGTATCCACAGTACACCTTACTTTTGTAGCCTTGTTCCACATAAACCGTCTGGCGGTATTTAACTGATTAACAAAATTGTAAGGGGCTGTGGTTGGAACCTTTCGTGAACCATCTTGTGGTAGGAGCCGCCAACCAATCCACAGCATCCCTTACAGTGTAGCACAGCCCTTGGAGAGGGGCTCTAATAACTACTACTCTATAATACAAGGAGAATAAACATGGCACAGAAACAGCCAAATTTCATTGTTATCATGACCGATGACCAGGGCTATGGCGATCTGTCCTGTATGGGCAACACCGATTTCCAGACCCCGAACATCGACGCCCTGGCGCAAAGCGGCGCGCGGTTTACCAACTGGTATTCCAACAGCCCAGTCTGCTCGCCGTCCCGCGCCTCGCTGCTGACCGGACGGTATCCGGCCCATGCGGGTGTGCGCGCGATTCTGGCCGGCAACCGCAAGGCGTCCGGTCTGACCGCCGATGCGCCCACCATTGCGACCGCGCTCAAGGAGGAGGGCTACCAAACCGCCCTGATCGGCAAATGGCATCTGGGATTGCAGGAAGCCAGCCGTCCCAACCAAAACGGCTTTGATTATTTCTATGGATTCATGGCAGGCTGCCTGGATTATTATTCGCATATTTTTTACTGGTCCATGGCAGATGGCCATACCAACCCCACCCATGACCTGTGGGAAAACAATACCGAGATCTACCGCAATGGCAAATACCTGACCGAGGATATTTCCGAGCATGCGGTCGAGCAGATCCGCAAAATGAACCGGGACGACAAGCCGTTTTTCCTGTATGTGGGCTACAATGCGCCGCATTATCCCATGCATGCGCCGCAGAAATATCTGGACCGCTTCCCCGATCTGCCGTGGGACCGGCAGATCATGGCCGCTATGCTGAGCGCCGTGGACGATGGCGTGGGCCAGATCGTGGACGAACTCAAACGGCAGGGCATTTATGAGGATACCGTGATCTTCTTCCAAAGCGATAACGGGCCGTCGCGCGAATCGCGCAACTGGCTGGACGGCACACCCGACCCCTATTACGGCGGCCAGGCGGGCGGTCTGAAGGGGCATAAGTTCAGCCTGTTTGAAGGCGGCATTCGCGTGCCGGGTATCTTCAGCTGGCCGGGGCACATTCCGGCCGGGCAGGTCATTGACCAGCCGTGCGCCGCCATGGATGTCTTCCCGACGTTCCTGAACATGGCGGGCGGCGACGCGGCGCAGTATACGCTGGACGGCCTGGATATTTCGCAGGTTCTGACCGAGCAGGGCAGTACGCCGCATGACGCCATCTATTGGGAAATGGAGGACCAGACCGCCGTGCGGTGCGGGAAGTATAAGCTGGTGCTCCACGGCAAGCTGGTGGAAGGCGAACCCGAGCAGGCGCCGGTATTCCTGTCCGATTTGGAAAACGATCCGTCGGAGAGTCACAACCTGGCCGAAGCCATGCCCGAACTAACCGAGCAGCTGCGGCAAAAGGCCGAAACCTGGCGCGCAGGCATTGAGCAGAGTTGGAGCGAGCAATGGGCGCATAATTACACCAATTTGACGCGATAAGACGCATTCCAAAACAAAGGGCTGTTCTCCTGTGCAGAGCAGCCCTTTTTTGATGCGATCGGGATAGGAGGAATCCCTGCATGGAACTGATTTATTTTATGGTGGTGTGGATCGCTACCACGGCCGGGGCCCTGACCGGCATGGGCGGCGGCGTTATCATCAAGCCGGTGCTGGATGTGATTGGCGAATACGATGCCGCCACCATTGGCGTGCTGTGTTCGTGTACGGTCTTTACCATGTCGATTGTGTCCATCCACAAGCAGGTCCGGCAAAAGGCCAAAATCGATTTGTCCATCGCCCTGCCGCTGTCGGCAGGCTCGATTTTGGGCGGCTGGAGCGGCGAACGGCTTTTGCGGTATATCGTAGCCGGACAGGACAACGCCCGGGTGGTCATTACGCAGAACAGCCTGCTGGGGTTGCTGCTTTTGGGCGTATACCTTTATATGAAGCACAAGGACCATTTGCCTACCTTGCACGCCAAAGGGGTGCTGGCCGGCCTGGTGACCGGTTTGCTTGCCGGCATGGCGTCCACCTTTCTGGGCATCGGCGGCGGTCCGATCAACGTGGCGGCGCTGATCTTTGTCTTTTCCATGGACACCAAGGCCGCAGCCGTCAATTCGATCTTGACCATCTTCTTTGCGCAGTTGTCCAAACTGGGCACCGTGTTGCTGCACGGTGGATTTTCGGGATATGATTTGCATGTGCTGCCGCTGATGCTGGTCGCAGCGGTCATCGGCGGTTGGAGCGGCGCCAAGTGGAACCGGCAAATGACGCAAAAGCAGGTCGAGCAGGCGTTTAATCTGGTGCAGCTTGCGGTGTTTGCCATCTGTCTGTACAATATCGCGTCCACGCTGACCGGCATGTAGGGCGCAATGCTGTGCGCAGCCGAAATGCCTGCTTTGCGCGTGCATGTGGCAGACGTGCTGTTTGGGAGCTGTTGCGCGTTTCGGGAAAAAGCCTGCCGAATGCGGCATTGGGATTGCGGGGATTTTTTTCGGAAACTTGCGGGATTTTCCGCAGCATTGCGGGACAAAAATGAAAAAACTTTAGCTTTTGTGGCCGGGTTCCTCTGGTAAGATGAACATAGGACGGGGAGCGCCGAACGCTCCGGCAGGAATCCGGACGCCGCCCTCCTCCTTTGCATTTTAAACTCGGAAAGGAAGGCACATTTTTATGGCGAATGCTCCCAAACTGGCGGATTATCTGGGCAAACCCTTTGCCTGTGCATGTGGAAAGACCCACTCGACGGCGCTGGAAGGCGTAACGGTTGGACCGGGCGCGATGAATTCCCTGGTTGATTACGTCAAGAAATATGAATTTAAGAACCTGTACATCGCTTGCGATGAAATTACTTACGGAATTGCAGGCGAAAAGGTCATGCAAATCCTGAAGGATGCCGGCATCCAGACCAAGGCCCATGTCTTTACCGGCAAGCGCTTCATCCCGGATGAAAAGGCGCTGGGCGACCTGATGATCGATGCAGACCGTACCTGCGACCTGGTCGTTGCGGTCGGCACGGGTTCGATCAACGATATGTGCCGCTTCTTCAGCTATCAGATGGGCATCCCCTATGCCATCGTTGCAACCGCAGCCCCGATGGACGGCTTTGCTTCCTCGGGCGCAGCGCTCATCATCAACAGCATGAAGGTCACCATCCCGGCACAGACCCCGCTGTTCATCATCGGCGATACCGATGTTCTGTGTGGCGCACCGGGCCGTATGGTTTCGGCCGGTCTGGGTGACCTGCTGGGCAAGTTTACCTGCCTCAACGACTGGCGTATCTCCAAGATCGTCAACAACGAATATTACTGCGACACCATCGTCGATCTGGTCACCGACTGCATCCAGAACGTGCTGGCCGATGCCGACAATGTTGCATCCCGTGACCCCAAGGTCATCGGCGACATCATGGAAGGCCTGGTCCTGACCGGTGTAGCCATGAGCTTTATCGGCAACTCGCGTCCGGCGGCTGGCTGTGAGCACCATATGTGCCACTTCTGGGAGACCCAGGAACTGCAGGCTGGCAAGATTCCGGTGCTGCACGGCACCAAGGTTGCCGTTGGTACGGTGATGATCCTCAAGATGACCGAATTCCTGCGCGAAAACCGTCCGGACTTCGAAGCGGCTCGCGCCAAGGCCAAGGCATACGACGCAGCAGCCTGGGAAGAGAACATCAAGAAGGTTTACGGCGCTTCGGCTGACTCCATCATCAAGCTGGAGCATGAGTCGGGCAAGAACGAACCGGCTGGCCGTCTGGCACGTATCGATGCCATTGAAAAGAACTGGGATGCCATCGTCAAGACCATGGACGACAACATGCCCAAGGCTTCGCGCATGATCGAGATCCTCAAGAGCCTGGATGCGCCGTACTATCCGGCACAGATTGGCTTTGATGCGGACATGCTGCGCAATGCGCTCATCTATGCCAAGGAGACCCGTGCCCGTTACACCATGCTGTCCATGATCGCCGATCT
Proteins encoded:
- a CDS encoding ABC transporter ATP-binding protein codes for the protein MSQMNSDIAVKFEHVKKYFPTKKSSLFKKEFFRAVDDVSFEIKRGEILAVVGESGCGKSTLAKMLCRLYAATEGHIYVDGVDVTGRMHAKDSKAYTSKVQMIFQDPFSSLNPAHKTGRIVGRAVELHNPGLSAKEVDQRVRELFETVGLTPAEDFMPKHPNQLSGGQRQRIVIARALAANPSIIVADEPTSMLDVSIGIEIMNLMLKKKEDNHLTYMFITHNLASARYMSDRMAVMYAGNCVEQGDTVEMIDQPLHPYTVLLLNSSPEPFREQPVEIHASEERPNLTGESRKCPFAARCPLATDRCRSQVPDTYTVGSRKVKCFLYENGTLPEGLKMDASIYAEPLKD
- a CDS encoding IS110 family transposase, with the protein product MVVSVGIDVSKNKHDCFIVSSEGEVLADVFTIPNNMDGFDALLEKIRACTTPQDKIKVGLEATGHYSYNILGFLLDNGLATYVLNPLRTNLYRKSLSLRKTKTDRVDARTIAAMLLSDVGLKPYTNTAYHNEELKSLTRYRFDKVKERAKLKSSISRLVCILFPELEKLVSSLHLATVYALLEEFPGSKQIAKAHLTRLKTLLGNASKGRYGRDMAVTIRSAAQNSVGSCMPAKSLELQHTIRLIRELDAEIAEIEAEIETMMDKIQSPIITIPGMGFRMAAMILAEIGDFSRFESPDKLLAYAGMSPSTYQSGQLKNCYPHMEKRGSRYLRYALYNAAKYVCHWDPTFAAYLAKKRDEGKHYNVALSHATKKLVRLLFALERSRQPYCSLAA
- a CDS encoding sulfatase family protein — protein: MAQKQPNFIVIMTDDQGYGDLSCMGNTDFQTPNIDALAQSGARFTNWYSNSPVCSPSRASLLTGRYPAHAGVRAILAGNRKASGLTADAPTIATALKEEGYQTALIGKWHLGLQEASRPNQNGFDYFYGFMAGCLDYYSHIFYWSMADGHTNPTHDLWENNTEIYRNGKYLTEDISEHAVEQIRKMNRDDKPFFLYVGYNAPHYPMHAPQKYLDRFPDLPWDRQIMAAMLSAVDDGVGQIVDELKRQGIYEDTVIFFQSDNGPSRESRNWLDGTPDPYYGGQAGGLKGHKFSLFEGGIRVPGIFSWPGHIPAGQVIDQPCAAMDVFPTFLNMAGGDAAQYTLDGLDISQVLTEQGSTPHDAIYWEMEDQTAVRCGKYKLVLHGKLVEGEPEQAPVFLSDLENDPSESHNLAEAMPELTEQLRQKAETWRAGIEQSWSEQWAHNYTNLTR
- a CDS encoding sulfite exporter TauE/SafE family protein produces the protein MELIYFMVVWIATTAGALTGMGGGVIIKPVLDVIGEYDAATIGVLCSCTVFTMSIVSIHKQVRQKAKIDLSIALPLSAGSILGGWSGERLLRYIVAGQDNARVVITQNSLLGLLLLGVYLYMKHKDHLPTLHAKGVLAGLVTGLLAGMASTFLGIGGGPINVAALIFVFSMDTKAAAVNSILTIFFAQLSKLGTVLLHGGFSGYDLHVLPLMLVAAVIGGWSGAKWNRQMTQKQVEQAFNLVQLAVFAICLYNIASTLTGM
- a CDS encoding sn-glycerol-1-phosphate dehydrogenase, which translates into the protein MANAPKLADYLGKPFACACGKTHSTALEGVTVGPGAMNSLVDYVKKYEFKNLYIACDEITYGIAGEKVMQILKDAGIQTKAHVFTGKRFIPDEKALGDLMIDADRTCDLVVAVGTGSINDMCRFFSYQMGIPYAIVATAAPMDGFASSGAALIINSMKVTIPAQTPLFIIGDTDVLCGAPGRMVSAGLGDLLGKFTCLNDWRISKIVNNEYYCDTIVDLVTDCIQNVLADADNVASRDPKVIGDIMEGLVLTGVAMSFIGNSRPAAGCEHHMCHFWETQELQAGKIPVLHGTKVAVGTVMILKMTEFLRENRPDFEAARAKAKAYDAAAWEENIKKVYGASADSIIKLEHESGKNEPAGRLARIDAIEKNWDAIVKTMDDNMPKASRMIEILKSLDAPYYPAQIGFDADMLRNALIYAKETRARYTMLSMIADLGMLEELADKVVAFVNE